The Sylvia atricapilla isolate bSylAtr1 unplaced genomic scaffold, bSylAtr1.pri scaffold_68_arrow_ctg1, whole genome shotgun sequence genomic sequence ttggggacattggggactGTCACCGTGCAGCCGCACAGAGCctgcggggacaccgggggacattggggacattggggacatgggggactGTCACCGTGCAGCCGCACagagcctgcagggacaccgcaggacattggggacattgcGGACTGTCACCGTGCAGCCGCACAGAGCctgcggggacaccgggggacattggggacattggggactGTCACCGTGCAGCCGCACAGAGCctgcggggacaccgggggacattggggacattggggacattggggacattggggactGTCACCGTGCAGCCGCACAGAGCctgcggggacaccgggggacattggggacattggggactGTCACCGTGCAGCCACACAGAGTCTGTaaggacactggggacattggggacacgGGCAGTAATAGGGGGATATggggggacagagagggacacGAGCAAACACAAGGGATaagggggacactggggacatggggaaaACGAGGGACAGAGTGGGACACGAGGTACATTTGGGGACATAGGGGCACACAGTAGACGTTGGGGGACACAGTGGGACATGGAAGGCACAGAGGGACATGGGGGAACACATCAGTGCTGCACTGAGGGAGCACCCCAGCACGGCCCTACCGCCCTGAGTGACCGTCAAGGAGCGATCCCCTCGAGTGACCCCAGACTGACCCCCCTAGACTGACCCCTCCAACCACCTACAGTGTCCTGCCACCTGCTGAGTGACCCTAGAGTGACCCCTCTCACCACCCCTCGTGTTCCCCCACCACCCAGACTGACCCACACCTGTGATGTCCCTAcctggtgtccccagccagACCAATGGCCCCAATGTCCCCACCAAGGCTGACACCCTCCCCCACCAGGGACAGTTGTCCAGCTCCAGCATCCCACCCAGACCAGCCCAGGCCTGAtgtccccaccaccaccaagGCCAagcccccagtgtccccaccaGTACCACGCCAGCCCTGATGtcccaccaaaaccaacatCTGcaatgtccccagtgccaccaacccaaccccaatgtccccaCCACCGCCAAGACCAACCAACCTTCAGTGACCCCaccactgccagcccagccccagtgtccccttGAGACCACCCCGGCACCCATGTCCCCATCTCACATGCCCACTGCCACCCACCCACACAGCCCCAATGTCCCCACTGCCACCCACCCACCCCTGGTGTCCCCACCAAGACCAACCCAGCTCAATGTCTCTATCCAATGTCCCCATCCAATGTCCTCTTGAGACCACCCCAGCACCAATGTGCCCACTGCCACCCACCCCCAATGTCCCAACTGCCACCCACCCCCAATGTCCCAACTGCCACCCACTCCCAATGTGCCCACTGCCACCCACCTCCAATGTCCCCACCAAGACCAACCCACCACCAATGTTGCCACCAAGACCAACCCAGCTCAATGTCTCCATCTGATGTGCCTACCCAATGTCTCCCTGAGGCCACCCCACCCCCAATGTCCCCACTGCCACCCACCCTGATCTCCCCCCCAAGGCCACCACcacccccatgtccccccatgtccccgtgCCACCCCACCTCGCGCAGGCTGATCCTGGCCGGGTAGACGATGTCGGAGCCGTCGCGGCGGAACACCTCATGCGGCTTGTCCTTGAGCACGAACACCACGTCGGCCGGGATGTTGTTGGGCGTCTGGTCGCCCTCCTTGGGGAAGGTGATCTTGGTGCCCTCCTTCCAGCCGCGCTTCACCTCGATGGTGAGGATCTTGTCCTCCTTCCTCACCGTCTTCCCGTCAGGCCCCAGGCGCTTGTGCGAGATCTTCATCTTCTTGGTGCAGCCGCTGTAGATCTCCTCCAGCGACACGCGCAGGTCGTAGAGCACCGGCGGGTCCTGCTTGCGGCCCTCgggcccccggccccgcgggaaGCTGACGCTGCCGAAACCCCCGACGTGGAAGGTGCTGAAGGCCTCGTCGCCGTCCTCGTCGTCGCCGTTGCGCTGCACGAAGAAGGTGTCGAAGGGGTTGCGGCCGTCGAAGAACTCGGCGAACATGGCGTGCGGGTCGCCGCGGAACGTGTAGGTGAAGGTGGGGCCGCTGGAgccccccgggccgggggccggggctCCCCCTTTCAGCCCTGGGTGTCGGGGtgggggtggagggggaagGCGCCCATCAGCCCCCCCCGGCCGCCGCAGGGCGCGGGCTGAGCCGCGGGCAGGGCGTGGGGCAGGTCAGGGCGTGGGGAACCGGTTCTGCCCGTGGCGCCGACGCCGCTGACGGGCCCCGGACGGGCCCCAACAGGCCCAGCCGGCTCCAGCGGCCCCCCCCCGGCACACCCCGGCGCCCTCCCGGTTCCCCCCCGGGCTCCTGGACTGGCGCCGGTCATCCCCAGCCCCGGCACCACGGGTCACCCAGCCCGGAgtccccctgtgcccagccGGTCTCTGTGTCACAACCTGTccccaccctcctgccatgCCCTCCAACTCCCGATCCTGGCCCCGTGCCCCCATCCCCGGCCCCTGTCACCTGTCCCCAACACCTGTCCTCACCTCGTGCCCCTGTCACCTGTCCTCacaccctgtccccaccccctgcccccATCGCCTCCCTTCCCCACGCCTCTGTCCCCCAAGACCCTCACCCCTATACCCCCATCTCCCTTTCTGACCCCCACCCGCACCCCCAGACCCCCTTTACCCACCAGACCcaccttccccctgccctccaCGTGCTCCCCGTGACCCCCACGCCGCCAGCCCCCCAAATCTCCGTGTCCCCTCCTGTTGCCCCCTctgccccgcagcccccggccccgccgctccccggccccCGGTGCCGCCGCTCACCCTCCTCCCCGTACTTGTCGAAGATCTCCCGTTTTTTGGGGTCGCTGAGCACGTCGTAGGCCTCGGCCACCTCCTTGAAGCGCTGCTCGGCGCCCGGGGAGCGATCCTTGTCGGGGTGGCAGCGCAGCGCCTGCCGCCGGTACGCGCGGCGGATGTCGGCGGGGGAAGCCCCCCGGGACAGCCCCAGCGTGCGGTAATAATCCTTCCCCATGGCCGCCCCGACTGCTCTGGCACCGGGCACGGCGAAGCTCCGCGGGACGGGCACGGGGAGGGagccgggaggggcggggggcCGGGGAGGGACCGAGGGATGGAGTGGGGATGGAGCGGGGAGGGACCGAGGGATGGAGCGGGGAGGGACCGGGGATAGAGTGGGGATGGAGCGGGGAGGGACCGAGGGATGGAGTGGGGAGGGACTGGGGATAGAGTggggatggagcggggatggagcggggagGGACCGGGGATAGAGTGGGGATGGAGCGGGGAGGGACCGAGGGATGGAGTGGGGAGGGACTGGGGATAGAGTggggatggagcggggatggagcggggagGGACCGGGGATAGAGTGGGGATAGAGCGGGGAGGGACCGAGGGATGGAGTGGGGAGGGGCCGAGGGATGGAGCGGGGACGGAGTGGGGACAGAACGGGGAGGGGCCGAGGGATGGGTCGAGAAGGGGGTGAACCAGAGGAGGGACCGGGGAAGGAGCCAGGGGGACGAGGACGGATCGGGAAAGGGCCGGGAGAGGGCCCGGGGAGAGATCGGCGGAGGAACCGGGAGAGGGATCGGGGaaggagccagggcaggacGGAGGGAGATCCCAGAAGGCTCGGAAAggaggcagggagaagggaCGGGGAGGGAAACGGGATCGGGACCGGGGATGGAGCGGAGATGGGAACGGGGATAAGAACGGGAATGAGAACGGGGATGGAGCGGGCGGAGGAGGGGCCCGAGGCTTGCCGGaggctgtccctgtcacctccagTGACAGCTTGACCCTGTCACTGCCAGCTGTCACTGCCGTGACACCGTCTGGAGCCTCTGCCCCCCTCCCCCGCAATGTCCCTGGTTCGGGTGACACCTGCGGCAGGACCTAGCAGGGTGACAGGACATCTGGGGAGCttgggggacacagggggccacgaggacatggggacacaggacaggggaacaggaaggacatggggacacgggtATCGGAGACTTGGGGGCAGGTGGCcaaggggacatggggacacagggagggaCAGACCCCTCCACCTCATTATCCCCATAACCACGAGTCCCCACGGCCCCGCGTGTCACTGTGTCCAAATGTCTCCTGTGTCCCAAAGTGTCTCCCTTGTGGCCCTGCCACATCCCCCTGGGACCAGACGTGTCCAACCTGCCCCTCTCTGGTCTGTGTCCCAGAATGTTCCCACGGTGTCCCCACgtgtccccaggagccccagTTCCCTATGACCGTCCCCTCAGGACCCTCCAGGCTGCCATGACCACCCCAGCTCCTCATCatcccccagctccctgtgatCCCCGTGACCTCCTCATCCTTCATGTGACCCCCCAGCCCCCCATGGACACCCAGACCCCTTGACCACCCCAATTCCCCAAGCCCCCCGCTCCTCTGCGGCACTTCGGGCCCCTGTAACATCCCCAGACCCCCCAGGCCCATTTAGACCCGCCCAGACTCCCACGGCGTTCTTGCCCCGCCCACCGCCCGCCCCCTTCGTGAGCCCATTGGTTGTTCTGACCATCACTCCACCCGCAGCCCCGTCCCTGCTGTGACTCGGTTGGTTGTTCCCGCCGTCACTCCAAGCCCCGCCCCCGCCTCCCATTGGCGGAGACCCCCTCGGGCGTTCGCGTTGCCCCGGCAACCAGGGCGGCGGGAAGGGGCGagcgcgggggcggggccgcaGGATTCTGATTGGCCGCGCCGAGCCACGCGCGCGGCGCCGATTGGCCACGCACGAAGCCCCGCCCCTACGGGCGAAAGGGGCGGATCACGTGtgggcggcgggggcggcgggagcggcggagCGCAGCGGCCATGAAGCACTACGAGGTGAGGCAGCCGCGGGGCCCGCGCAGCGGGGCGGCCACAGGCACCGAAGCGGCCCCGAGAGCCGCTGCCGCCGGCCCCGCACGGAGCGCCCGCGCCGACCTCGCGGAACCCGCGCGTTCCGCCCCGGGGCACCTGGGACGCGCACTGCGCATGTGCGCGGGACGGTGTCGAGCTGCGCATGCGCGTCAGGGGCGGGACTGCCCCGAGGCGGCGGGGGCGTGGCTTGCTGCGAAGTGGGCGTGGCCTAACTAGGGGCGGGGGTTTGGGTCCCGGGGGCACCTGCGGGTCCGGAAGGTTCCGAAGGGTCCCGGGAAGGTCCCACAATGTCCCCAGGAGGGTCCCGGGCACGTCCCACGGTGGCCGCAGGGCCCTGAGGGGTCGGAGTCACCCTGGGGCGGGCCCCGTCCCCCGCCCTCCCCACCCCTGAGcctgtgctgtcactgtcaccgTCATTGTCGCTGTCACTGTCACCGCGCTCGGGGTGGCTCTTTGGGCACGGCCCGGGTAGCCCATGATGTCACTTCCCCCACCCCGGGGGTGACAGAGCGCCATCGGGGTGTCCCCAGCGGTGACAGAGCCCCGTCCCAGGGTGACAGCCCCGTCCCGATGTCACCACGTGACGTCACCCCGCTCCCCCCCGGAGCCACCGCGGGTGACAGCGGCCACATGGCCCCGGCCAACTCTGTCCCCTACCTGTGGCCACCGAGGCTCTCGGGGACCCTGGcacctgctgctggggaggtgtCCGGCCTCACCTGGGACAcgtcctgccctgtcctgtcctgttcCCTCCGGCCACTGTCCCCACCCCCCGTGCGTGCCGGGTCACTCTGTCCCTCCCGTGGCCACCCCCGGGGCCACCTCCAGGGCCACCTCCAGGGCCACCAAGGGGCGGGGGGGCAGGTTTATATTTAGCGGCCGGCGGGGCCGATCGGGTTTCGGGCGGTGACATGGAGGTGGCAGTGCCACCCCGCGGGGGGGGCGCCGTGTCCCCGGGGcccgtgctggggctgtggccGCCGGTGGCCCCCGGCAAGCGGCCCAAGAGATCGGCTGTGCTCTTCTTCGAGGTGGAGATCCTGGACGCCCGCACGCGGGACAAGCTCTGCTTCCTGGACAAGgtgaggggacacggaggggacagggaggggacacggggtggCCTGACTGCCCCTGACTgcccctcgctgtccccaggTGGAGCCTCAGGCCACCGTGGCCGACATCAAGAACCTGTTCAGCAAAGCCCGTgagtggggatggggacagggatagggacaggaagggacagggacagggctggggacaaggaatgggaatggggacagggatgggagcagggagacggatggggatggggacaaggaGAGTGATGGGGACAGAAAGAAGGAtggagatggggacagggacaaggtTTGGGATGGGAacggggacagggatggggttGGGAATCCCCATGGCAGATGGGGACCCTCAGTGTGCCTAAAGACCTGTTACAGGGCCATGAGGACCTTGTCACAGAGCCACCATGGTCACCATCCTCATCAGAGACTCGTCACGGGGCCATGGCCACCTTCTTTGTCCCTTCTgtggctgtgtccccacagtgccacCAGcgctgtcccctctgtcccacagATCCCCAGTGGTACCCAGCGAGGCAGTCCCTGCGCCTGGACCCCAGTGAGTGTCACCGCGGGATGGGGCGTCACTacagggtgtccccagctgccccaggtgtccccaggtcgtccccaggtgtcccagggacGTCCTCAGGGatgtcccaggtgtccccaagTGTGTCACTTTGATGAAGGCATATCCAATGCCGTTGTTGGTGATggtcagccccagcccctggtgTCCCAGGTGCCCCTGGGAtgtcccagggatgtcccagggatgtcccaggtgcccccagggatgtcccaggtGCCCCAGGTGTGTCTGTCCCCAGAGGGTCGCTCGCTGAAGGACGAGGATGTGCTGCAGTCGCTGCCCGTGGGCACCACAGCCACGCTCTACTTCCGGGACTTGGGTGCACAGATCAGCTGGGTCACGGTGAGGGCTGccaccctgtgtcacctcccgtcatccctgtgtcacccctgtgTCATCCTGTGTCACCCTGTGTCCCCTTTCCAGGACCTGGGGGCACAAATCAGCTGGGTCACGGTGAGGGCCCAGTCCGCTGCCCATTtacctgtccccaggtgtccctgacTGTCCCCCTCACCTGTCCCTCACCTGTCCCAAGTGTCCCTGACTGTCCCCTCACCTGTCCCAGGTGTTCCTGACTGTCCCCCTCACCTGTCCCAAGTGTCCCTGACTGTCCCCTCACCTGTCCCAGGTGTTCCTGACCGAGTACGCCGGCCCCCTGCTCATTTACCTGCTGTTCTATTTCCGGGTGCCCTTCCTGTACGGGCCCCGCTACGACTTCACAGCCAGCCGGCACCGCGTGGTCCAGTgagacacggggacaggggacacacaggggacagggggacacacaggggacgtggggacacacaggggacatggggcaatggggacacacaggggacagcggggacacacaatggacagcagggacacacaagggacagcggggacacacaggggacatggggacacacgggacagcggggacacacaggggacagtggggacacgggacagcggggacacacaggggacgTGGGGGCAATGGGGACACACGTGGACAGTGGGGTcacacaggggacatggggacacacaggggacgTGGGGGcaatggggacacacagggggcaatggggacacacaggggacagtggggacacgggacagcggggacacacaggggacagggggacacacaggggacgtggggacacacaggggacatggggcaatggggacacacaggggacagcagggacacacagtggacagcagggacacacaagggacagcggggacacacaggggatatggggacacacaggggactTGGGGGcaatggggacacacagggggcaatggggacacacggggacagtggggacacacaggggacatggggacacacaggggacgTGGGGGCAATGGGGACACAcgggacagcggggacacacaagggacatggggacacggggacagtggggacacacaggggacatggggacagcagggacatggCGATACTGCAGGGACATGGACACAttgcagggacagggaacatggggacactgcagagACATGAGGAgatggggacactgcagggacatggggacagtggggacatgGCAACATggtgggacatggggacactgcggggggatggggacactgcagggacatggagacagtgaggacagcagggacatggAGACATGGGACAGTAGGGACAATGCGGACATTGGGACAGCAGGGACGGTGatttggggacagggacagcagagggacaatggcagcaggagggggaaCAAGCGGTGGGAAATGAGGGGGTCCCAGGGggtccagaggagctgggagggggcagtgggagagccctggggacatTGGGCGGGGTCTGGCAATGAGGGGACCAGGGGGGTCTGGGAGGGGACATGGTGGGGACACCAGCCAGGGTGGTGGGGATGGGGGAGGGGAAGTGTCCCCCATGTCCCttgtgtccccagcctggcGTGCTGCTGTCACTCCTTCCACTACGTGAAGCGGCTGCTGGAGACGCTCTTCGTGCATCGCTTCTCACACGGCACCATGCCCCTGCGCAACATCTTCaaggtgacactgtgacactgcccCGGCACCTGTGACACCTGTGACACTGCCCTGGCCCCTGTGACAccgccctgtcccctcctgtcccctcctgtcccctcctgtcccctcctgtcccctccctgtcccccctgcttctggcacaggactgtgtcccTGCGCAACATCCTcagggtgacactgtgacactgccccagcacctgTGACATctgtcactgccctgtcccctcccattCCCTCCGTGTCCCCCCTGCTTCTCACACCATGCCCCTGCGCAACATCTTCAAGGTGACACTGCCACCCGTGACACCTGTGACACTGTGGCACCTGTGACACTACCCTGGCACCTGTGTCactgtgctgtcccctcccttcccctccctgtccccatcacTTCTCACACGGCaccctggctctgcacaacaTCTTCAGGGTAACACTGCCACCTGTGCCACCTGTGACACGTGTGACACTGCCCCCGGCACCTGTGACCTGCCGTGGCACCACCCCGGCACCGTCCTGGCATCTGTGTCACCActgtcccttccctgtcccctccctgtccccaccgcTTCTCGCAAGGCCCCTGTGTGACATCTTCAAGGTGAcagtgccaccactgccacccaTGCCCCCAGGGTGGCACCTGTGACACCACCCTGTGCCCTCAGGGGTCACCActgtcccttccctgtccccaccGGGTCATGCCCCAGCTTCAAGGTGACACCTGGGGCagtgctctgtcccctccccaggtcATGTCtgccagctgtgtccccacagcactgaccctGTGTGACATTTTTGAGGTGTCCTTGTCACCTTGTCACCTGGGTGACCTCTCTGTGCTCCTAAGGCCACCCTactgtccctgtgtcctgtccctgtcccctcagccac encodes the following:
- the DNAJB1 gene encoding dnaJ homolog subfamily B member 1, producing the protein MGKDYYRTLGLSRGASPADIRRAYRRQALRCHPDKDRSPGAEQRFKEVAEAYDVLSDPKKREIFDKYGEEGLKGGAPAPGPGGSSGPTFTYTFRGDPHAMFAEFFDGRNPFDTFFVQRNGDDEDGDEAFSTFHVGGFGSVSFPRGRGPEGRKQDPPVLYDLRVSLEEIYSGCTKKMKISHKRLGPDGKTVRKEDKILTIEVKRGWKEGTKITFPKEGDQTPNNIPADVVFVLKDKPHEVFRRDGSDIVYPARISLREALCGCTVTVPTLDGRSMPMVFQDVLKPGVRRRVPGEGLPLPRCPEQRGDLVIEFEIKFPDRIPPASKTLLEQILPL
- the TECR gene encoding very-long-chain enoyl-CoA reductase isoform X2: MKHYEVEILDARTRDKLCFLDKVEPQATVADIKNLFSKAHPQWYPARQSLRLDPKGRSLKDEDVLQSLPVGTTATLYFRDLGAQISWVTVFLTEYAGPLLIYLLFYFRVPFLYGPRYDFTASRHRVVHLACCCHSFHYVKRLLETLFVHRFSHGTMPLRNIFKNCTYYWGFAAWMAYYINHPLYTPPAYGDEQVKLALAVFLFCQLGNFSIHVALRNLRPAGSKTRKIPYPTRNPFTWLFLLVSCPNYTYEVGSWIGFTIMTQCLPVALFSLVGFVQMAIWAQGKHRSYLREFRDYPPLRSPIIPFLL
- the TECR gene encoding very-long-chain enoyl-CoA reductase isoform X1, with protein sequence MEVAVPPRGGGAVSPGPVLGLWPPVAPGKRPKRSAVLFFEVEILDARTRDKLCFLDKVEPQATVADIKNLFSKAHPQWYPARQSLRLDPKGRSLKDEDVLQSLPVGTTATLYFRDLGAQISWVTVFLTEYAGPLLIYLLFYFRVPFLYGPRYDFTASRHRVVHLACCCHSFHYVKRLLETLFVHRFSHGTMPLRNIFKNCTYYWGFAAWMAYYINHPLYTPPAYGDEQVKLALAVFLFCQLGNFSIHVALRNLRPAGSKTRKIPYPTRNPFTWLFLLVSCPNYTYEVGSWIGFTIMTQCLPVALFSLVGFVQMAIWAQGKHRSYLREFRDYPPLRSPIIPFLL